CGACAATCTTTTTCGCACCTATCGCAACCGGCGCGTCATCATTTCCGCTTTCGCCAGCAACCTTCATCGCGTTCAGCTGGTTCTCGACGCGGCGGCACGCTTTAACAGGAAAGTCGTCTTTGCCGGCCGCAGCATGGTCAACAACGTCGAGCTGGCCATACGTCTGGGGTATATCAAGGCCGAGCCGGACACGATCGTCCCATTGGCGGAAATGGATTCTTACAACGATTCCCATCTTGTCGTGATGACGACCGGCAGCCAGGGAGAACCCTTTTCCGGGCTTGTTCTGATGAGCAAGGGCGCTCACCATCGAGTCAAGCTTGACAGTAAGGATGTCGTGGCTCTTTTCGCCAATCCCATTCCCGGCAACGAAAAACTGGTCAGCAACACCATCAACAGACTTTTCGAGCTGGGGTGCGAAGTCCTGTATGGGCGGGAAGCGGGGCTGCATGTTTCCGGACACGCCTCCAGAGAGGAGCTGAAAATGCTTCTCAGTATGGTGAAGCCTAAATATTTTGTGCCCGTTCACGGCGAATACCGCATGCAGATCCGTCATTCGCAGCTCGCCGAAGAAGTGGGAATTCCCGGGAAAAATATTTTCATCATGAACAATGGCGACATCCTTTCGATCGCGCGGAATTCGGCCGGAGTCAAAAGCAAAGTGCAGGCCGGCGCCGTGCTGGTGGACGGCATGGCGTTGGGGGAGAAAGAAGGCTCGATCCTGAAGGAGCGCCAGGAACTTTCGGAGAACGGGGTGCTCGTGGTTTCCATAACGCTTGACAAGAAAGGACTTCTTGTCGGCGAGCCTTGTTTCGAAAGCTACGGTCAGATCCATTTCAAGGACGCGGAGGGGATGCGTCAGGAGTTTTCCGAAGCTGTCCGCCGCGCTTTGAAACGCGAGCCGTCGGAAGACGACGAGCTTTTGAAAAAACAAATTTCCCTGCGGTGCAAGGAGCTGCTGAGGAAATATATGCGCAGCGCGTCCGCTGTGATTCCGTTGATCGCCAGGTTATAATACGATGTCGAATTTGTTCAGAGCTTTAAAGCTCTGAACAAATTTTCTGGCGGATAAATTCTGTGAAGCAGGTGAAGACGATGACTCCATTTATTTCCACCCTTTTGCAAGGCGCATTGCAGGGGCTGACCGAGTATCTGCCGATCAGCAGTTCCGCGCACTTGGCGATATTCCAGCATCTGACGGCGAGCGGCGAAGTGGGGCTGGCTTTCGATCTGGTGTTGCACGTGGCCACGGTCTGCTCTACGCTGGTCTATTTTCGCAAGGACATTCTGAAACTGCTCTGGGAATTTTTCCATGGATTCGGAGCGCCGGAAAAACAAAAACCGGAAGGATGGTACTTCGGCTGGGCCGTCATCTTTGGATCCGTTCCCACGGCGATTATCGGTCTGCTGCTGAAACCTTTCGTGGAAAAAATCGGTACTTCGATGACGGGCGTCGGCGGTGCGCTTTTGGTGACGAGCGCCTTGATGTCGATTCTTGCGGTCGTTCCTGCCGGCACGCGTAAGATTTGCGTTTCCATCGGTCTTGTCGTCGGCATCGCTCAAGGGATCGCGGTGATCCCCGGCATCTCGCGTTCGGGGGCGACGCTGGTCGCAGGCATTCTGTGCGGCCTGGGCGCGGCGGAAGCGTTTCGCTTTTCGTTTTTGCTTTCTCTCCCGGCCATAACGGGCGCGGCAGTGCTCGAACTGCGCCATTCCGCCGGGGCGGGCGTATCCCTTCCGGAAGGCTGGCTCGGCGGCGCTTTGTTTGCTTTTGTCTTCGGATTGATAGCGTTGTATTGGCTTCATCGCACGCTCCTGCGCGGACGCTGGTGGATTTTCGCTTTGTATTGCGGGGCGCTGGGACTTGTCGCGCTGATCTGGCTCTAATGCCCATGAGAGATGTTCGCATCATCCTTGCCTCGGCGAGCCCCCGACGTAAGGAGCTCCTCGAGAAGATCGGCCTGAACTTCGACGTTATCCCCGCCGATGTCGCCGAAGAGAGAATTGCCGGCGAATCTCCCGCACATTTGGTGATGAGGCTTTCCGAATTGAAAGGGCAATCCCTTGCCGCGAAATATCCGCAGGCGTTGATCATCGCTTCCGACACGGCGGTGTCCTTGGACGCAAAGATTTACGGCAAGCCGCACGACGGCGCGGAAGCTTTTGCCATGCTTTCGTCTCTTTCGGGGCAGGAGCACACGGTGTACACCGGCCTGGCGCTGTTCTGGAAAAAGCGTCGGCTCTCTCGTTACGATTGCACGAGGGTGCAGTTCAGAGAACTGACCGCTTCGGTCATAGAAAGCTATGTTGCGACAGGCGAGCCTTTCGGCAAGGCTGGCGGCTATGCGATCCAAGGGGTGGGCAGTCTTTTCGCGCGGACGATCCGCGGCGATTACTCGACGGTCGTGGGGTTTCCGGTGTGCCTGTTCGGCTCTATGATGGAAGAGCTGGGTTTTTCTTTGAATCAGCTCTGGGAGGTGTCTTCATGATGATAAAAACTAGAAATAACGCCGGCGCGTTTGTCTGTTTCCTGTTCCTGGCATTGGCGCTCGCCACGCCGTCTCTCATATGGAGATTGTTTCAGGAACGCGCCAATCGCTCGTCGCTGCTTGTGTTCGACCTGATGGAACTTCATGCCCTAAACGCGGACGAGGGGCGGAATAAATTTGCGGCGCTGATGGAGGCGGGAATCTCTGCGTTCATGGTTCCCGAGTGTACGGCGGAAGAGCTCGGCAAAGGGGCCGTCGATCAGGTGACGGCGGTTCCGGCTGCCGATTTGCCCGATTCGGTCCTCAAGCGTTTTTCTTATCCTTCGGGGACCGTCGTAATTCTTAGGGACCCTGCGTTGGCGGAACTGCAGCAGGAATATTTGAAGAGGCGCTTCAAGAACGGAGAGGGCGTTGCTGACGGTCAGACCGTCTATTTCAAGATCCCGCACCCTTATGTGCAACTGGAAAAAGCGGGAGTCTTGCCCGATCTGCGTTCAATGCAGTACCTTTCGGCGGCGGGCGTGCCGTTGGTTTTCGCGCCGTCGCCCAGTATGGGCAGCTCAGGCGAAGAACTTGAGGAGAGCTTGACGTTTCTCTGCGGCAGTTTCCCCAGCGTCAAAGTTCTCTGTCCTACCGGAGAAATTGCCGCGGCCTACCCTGATACAGAGCTGTTGGGCAGCTTTGCCAAGAGGCACGGTTTGTTGATGGCGCAGGTGGAATTTTCGCGGCAGTACGGAGCGGCCAGACAGGTCGCCGCCGCTTGGCCGAACGTCGTGTCGCTGCATGCTGTGGATCGCGAGGAAGTTCTGAAAAGGAATATCATTCGCCCCCTCATGCTGAATCGCCTTTATCGCGCCGCGGAGGAGAGAGAAGTGCATCTCCTGGTGCTCCGTCTGGATCCTTTGCGCGCCGTTGCCCCTCAGCTTGCCGAATATTGCGGGGACGTGAAGGCCCTGCGTGCGCGCCTCGACGAAAACGGCTTCAAGCGTCTGTGGCCGGTCCCCGCTCCGTCCAGCCCATGGATCAATTCATTTTTTTCGGCGATCGCTCTGCAGATTTTGTTTTTGCTGCTGCTTGCGAGATATGTCGAGCGTTATTTCGACATTTCGCTCCTTTCCCGGAGAAGATTTTTGGGCGTTCTGGCGGCGACGGCCGTCGTCCTGGGCGTGTTCTCCTTGTACGCGGGAATTCTTTCTCGTCTTGGCGGAGCGTTTGCCGCCGGATTCTTGGCGGCGGAAGCTTCGCTGGTGTCCATGGAACGCTGGAAGGTTCCCCTGCGCGGGGCGGCGGAAGGTTTCCTGCTTGTGCTTGTCGGCGGTCTCGTGATCGCGGGCCGTTTTTCCGTGCCTCTCTATATGTATCGCCTGAGCACGTTCAGCGGCGTCAAGCTGAGCTTGCTCCTGCCTCTCGTCCTCATTCTGCTGATTGACGTGCATAAGCGCGAACATCCCGAATCATTGCCCGAGATTTTGTCGCGGCCGCCGCTCTGGGGCGAAATCGCGCTGGCGGGAGCGCTGCTGCTGGCTGCCGTGGTGATGTTGCTGCGCAGCGGCAATTACGGGTTCGTCGGGACGTCCGAGATCGTGTTCCGCGACTGGCTTGAGAAGATCCTCGGCGCCCGTCCCCGGACCAAGGAATTCCTCGTGGGCTATCCAGCCCTGGTCGTCTGGTACTATCTTAAACGTCAGGAAATGTGGTCTCATTGGCGGGAAGTTCTTCGCCTGGCCGTGACGCTGGCTTTCTCCTCCGCGGTGAACAGCTTCTGCCATTTCCATACGCCTTTGCCGCTAACGCTGCTTCGCGGCTTCAACGGATGGTGGACGGGCCTGCTGCTGGGCAGCTTGCTTCTGTTTGTCGGCGTACGTTTTGGACGGCCGGTCTTCCGGCGGCTGCGCAGCCTCTTGTAACAATGGCGCGGCGCTGGAAAGTTCTGCTCTGCGGCTACTACGGCATGGGAAATCTCGGCGACGAGCTGTTGGCCGCCGCCGCCATTCAGCTCTTGAAGAATTGCGGGCTGAAGGAAAACGAAATCGCCATGCTGTCAGGAGCGCCGGAAGAAAGCAGGAAAAAACACCATATTTATCCAATCGATCGCTGGGCCCGCCGAGATGTCGTCCGGGCTTTGAGGCAAAGCGAGACCTTGCTGCTCGGCGGCGGCGGAATTTTTCAGGACAGCTCCAGTTTTCGCAGCCCATGGTATTATTGGTCGGTAGTTAGATTGGCTAAACTCTGCGGCTGCAAAACATGGGCGGTCGCCCAGTCCATCGGCCCCCTGTCGCGCCGGGGCAATCGCCTTTTGGCTCAAGATGCCTTCCGAAGCTGCGAGATCGTTTCGGTCCGCGATCTTCATTCGCAGGCTTTTCTCAACGGACACTGCCTTCTTTCGGATGATCTGGTCCTGACGCTTCCCTTCGCGGAAGAGCGTCGCCCCAGCGAATATTTCCTCATAAATTTTCGCCGTTACAACGGGGATCTGGAGTATAAAGCCGCGACTGCTTACGCCCATTCGCCCTTTGCCGGGAAACTGAAAACCGTCGGAGTCGCGATGGACAGGAGCGATCTCCAGCTGATGCGGGAAATTCAGGAACGCGGCGTGTGCGGAGTCGATGAGCTTATATATCCCGACGCCGAGCACCTGTCGAAGCTTTTCAGCGGCGCCGCGGGGGCATTTGGCATGCGCCTTCACTTCGGCGTGCTCTCGCTGAAAGCGGGAGTCCCGTGCACGCTGATTCCGTATGACCCGAAAGTGTCCGACTTTGCCGAACGCTGGGGAGGAACTCTATGGAACGGCGGCGATGTCCCCTTTCCTCGTCCATGGCAAAAGCGGGCCGGTCTGGAAGCGGCGTGCGCGGCGATTCGATCCGACTTTGCCCTCTGCTTCGAAAGAACAATGCGTTCGTGATTGTGGTATGATAATCAGCGGCGCTTTTGATTGGAAATGGCGACAGGAGGTGCATTGCTATGGAAATCCACATAAACGGTCTGACGAAAATCTTTTCGCCGAACATCCAGGCTCTCAGCGATATCTATCTGGACATTTCGGAAGGAGAGTTCGTATACCTGATCGGCACTACCGGTTCCGGAAAAACGACGCTGATGCGGATGCTGACCCGGGAAGTGCTGCCAACAAGAGGGCAGGTCAGCCTTGACGGAATCGACTTGCGTCGACTTTCATCTTCCAGTTTGCCATACTTTCGCCGCGACATCGGCGTGGTGTTTCAGGATTACAAATTGCTGCCGAATCTGACGGCATGGGAGAACGTGGCCTTTGTTCTCGAAGTGTGCGGAGTGCCGCGCGCGGAGGCACGCGAAAGGACCGATGACGTCATCGATAAAGTCGGCCTTTGGAACCGCAGAGGCCTCAGGCCTGATCAGCTCTCCGGCGGCGAGCAGCAAAGAGTCGCCATCGCCCGGGCGATCGTCAATGCACCACGTCTCTTTTTGGCGGACGAACCGACCGGCAACCTGGACGTGCATACGGCGGAGTACGTGATGAAACTGCTGTTGTCCATTCATGCCGCGGGAACCACCGTGATCGTGGCGACGCACGATCAGCACTTGGTCGATACGTATCGTCAACGCGTGGTGGAGCTGCACATGGGACGCCTGGTTCGCGACGAGCGGGAAGGGAGGTACAGCATCAGTGGGGACTTATAGATATATTCTGCGCGATACGCTCCGGCTGTTTTTTCGTCACTGGGGGTTAAGCCTCCTGACGCTGGTCACCGCCGCTTCGGTATTTTTCCTTGTCGGGGCGAGTTCCCTCCTGGCGCTGAATATCCGCAAAATTGCCGTGAACATTCAAAGCGACCTGGTAATACAGGCTTATGCTTCCTCGGAAGAAGCGGTGCATCATATCATCGACGCTCTGAAAGATAACCGCGACATTGCGGAGCTGAGGTACATTTCTCCTCAGGAGGGGCTGGATCGTCTGCGCGCGAAAATGGGCGCTCAGTCGAAAGCGGTGACGCTGTTGGGAGATAATCCGCTGCCCTGGACAATTGAGATCAAGGTGAGGCAAGCTCCGCTGGTGACTTCGATCGTCAAGCGACTTTCGGGGATGAGCGAAATCGACGACCTGATGTACTCCGGAGCGCTTGCCGAACGCCTGGTGAAACTGTCCTCGCTGATTTCCAAAATCGCTCTGACAGTCCTCGTGATCGCAATGCTTGTGAGCGGACTGGTCTTTTATAACACGATTCGTATCAGCATTTATTCAAGGCGTCAGGAGATCTCGGTGATGCTTCTTGTCGGCTCGACCCGCTCATATGTGGCGTCCCCGTTCGTCCTCAACGGAATGCTGCTGGGACTGCTGGGCGCCGTGACGGCAGTGATCCTGCTGCATTACGGACAGATGTATGTCATGGGAACGGTTGATGCTGTGCTGCCGTTTCTGCGCCAGCAGTTGCAATGGAGAGAGGTCGTTCTGCTTGATCAGGTCCTGCTTTGCGCAGGCGTGACGATGGGGTGGCTGTGCAGTTTTATCGCTGTGCGCCATTATATAAAAAATGCGGTTGCCCCGCTTTAGGAGTTGTGCCTTGCCGGGCTCGAAACGCTGTTTGCGCTCAGGAAAAGCTGTCTGGCTTTCCCTTTGTCTGGCGCTCGCTCTTGGCGCTCCGGCCTTGAGCGCGTCAAGCCTCGACGACAAGATCGCTGAGCAGAAAAAACAACTGGATCTGCTGAATAAACGCATTCAATACCATACGCGCGAGCTTGCGGAAGCGAAAGCAAAGGAAAAAGGGTATCTGCGCGAACTGTCTGTGTTCGATCATCGCGTCCAGCAGTCCGAAGAGCAAATTGCCCTGCTCGATCTGCAGATCGAAAAGAACGAGCGCGAGCTCAAAGAGGTCGGCGAAAGCATTGAAGAGCACAATAAGCGCATCGGAAC
The sequence above is a segment of the Pyramidobacter piscolens W5455 genome. Coding sequences within it:
- a CDS encoding DUF5693 family protein; translation: MMIKTRNNAGAFVCFLFLALALATPSLIWRLFQERANRSSLLVFDLMELHALNADEGRNKFAALMEAGISAFMVPECTAEELGKGAVDQVTAVPAADLPDSVLKRFSYPSGTVVILRDPALAELQQEYLKRRFKNGEGVADGQTVYFKIPHPYVQLEKAGVLPDLRSMQYLSAAGVPLVFAPSPSMGSSGEELEESLTFLCGSFPSVKVLCPTGEIAAAYPDTELLGSFAKRHGLLMAQVEFSRQYGAARQVAAAWPNVVSLHAVDREEVLKRNIIRPLMLNRLYRAAEEREVHLLVLRLDPLRAVAPQLAEYCGDVKALRARLDENGFKRLWPVPAPSSPWINSFFSAIALQILFLLLLARYVERYFDISLLSRRRFLGVLAATAVVLGVFSLYAGILSRLGGAFAAGFLAAEASLVSMERWKVPLRGAAEGFLLVLVGGLVIAGRFSVPLYMYRLSTFSGVKLSLLLPLVLILLIDVHKREHPESLPEILSRPPLWGEIALAGALLLAAVVMLLRSGNYGFVGTSEIVFRDWLEKILGARPRTKEFLVGYPALVVWYYLKRQEMWSHWREVLRLAVTLAFSSAVNSFCHFHTPLPLTLLRGFNGWWTGLLLGSLLLFVGVRFGRPVFRRLRSLL
- a CDS encoding cell division protein FtsX: MGTYRYILRDTLRLFFRHWGLSLLTLVTAASVFFLVGASSLLALNIRKIAVNIQSDLVIQAYASSEEAVHHIIDALKDNRDIAELRYISPQEGLDRLRAKMGAQSKAVTLLGDNPLPWTIEIKVRQAPLVTSIVKRLSGMSEIDDLMYSGALAERLVKLSSLISKIALTVLVIAMLVSGLVFYNTIRISIYSRRQEISVMLLVGSTRSYVASPFVLNGMLLGLLGAVTAVILLHYGQMYVMGTVDAVLPFLRQQLQWREVVLLDQVLLCAGVTMGWLCSFIAVRHYIKNAVAPL
- a CDS encoding polysaccharide pyruvyl transferase family protein; amino-acid sequence: MARRWKVLLCGYYGMGNLGDELLAAAAIQLLKNCGLKENEIAMLSGAPEESRKKHHIYPIDRWARRDVVRALRQSETLLLGGGGIFQDSSSFRSPWYYWSVVRLAKLCGCKTWAVAQSIGPLSRRGNRLLAQDAFRSCEIVSVRDLHSQAFLNGHCLLSDDLVLTLPFAEERRPSEYFLINFRRYNGDLEYKAATAYAHSPFAGKLKTVGVAMDRSDLQLMREIQERGVCGVDELIYPDAEHLSKLFSGAAGAFGMRLHFGVLSLKAGVPCTLIPYDPKVSDFAERWGGTLWNGGDVPFPRPWQKRAGLEAACAAIRSDFALCFERTMRS
- a CDS encoding cell division ATP-binding protein FtsE, with protein sequence MEIHINGLTKIFSPNIQALSDIYLDISEGEFVYLIGTTGSGKTTLMRMLTREVLPTRGQVSLDGIDLRRLSSSSLPYFRRDIGVVFQDYKLLPNLTAWENVAFVLEVCGVPRAEARERTDDVIDKVGLWNRRGLRPDQLSGGEQQRVAIARAIVNAPRLFLADEPTGNLDVHTAEYVMKLLLSIHAAGTTVIVATHDQHLVDTYRQRVVELHMGRLVRDEREGRYSISGDL
- a CDS encoding Maf family protein, whose translation is MRDVRIILASASPRRKELLEKIGLNFDVIPADVAEERIAGESPAHLVMRLSELKGQSLAAKYPQALIIASDTAVSLDAKIYGKPHDGAEAFAMLSSLSGQEHTVYTGLALFWKKRRLSRYDCTRVQFRELTASVIESYVATGEPFGKAGGYAIQGVGSLFARTIRGDYSTVVGFPVCLFGSMMEELGFSLNQLWEVSS
- a CDS encoding ribonuclease J; the encoded protein is MRSRRTIGEKGTTVNVSRAAYAHRRKIASAPAETLKFIPLGGLGEIGKNMYAIEYENDIVVIDAGLMFPDEEMLGIDFVIPDISYLEENRKKIRGILITHGHEDHIGALPFVLPKLDVPVYSAKLTLGMIEGKMLEAAPRYKPRLMEVKAGETISLGVFKVTFISVCHSIPDALGIAVETPLGIVLHTGDFKFDPTPVDEHVTDYAAFAELGRKGVLLMASDSTNAEREGFTKSEKSLSGAIDNLFRTYRNRRVIISAFASNLHRVQLVLDAAARFNRKVVFAGRSMVNNVELAIRLGYIKAEPDTIVPLAEMDSYNDSHLVVMTTGSQGEPFSGLVLMSKGAHHRVKLDSKDVVALFANPIPGNEKLVSNTINRLFELGCEVLYGREAGLHVSGHASREELKMLLSMVKPKYFVPVHGEYRMQIRHSQLAEEVGIPGKNIFIMNNGDILSIARNSAGVKSKVQAGAVLVDGMALGEKEGSILKERQELSENGVLVVSITLDKKGLLVGEPCFESYGQIHFKDAEGMRQEFSEAVRRALKREPSEDDELLKKQISLRCKELLRKYMRSASAVIPLIARL
- a CDS encoding undecaprenyl-diphosphate phosphatase translates to MTPFISTLLQGALQGLTEYLPISSSAHLAIFQHLTASGEVGLAFDLVLHVATVCSTLVYFRKDILKLLWEFFHGFGAPEKQKPEGWYFGWAVIFGSVPTAIIGLLLKPFVEKIGTSMTGVGGALLVTSALMSILAVVPAGTRKICVSIGLVVGIAQGIAVIPGISRSGATLVAGILCGLGAAEAFRFSFLLSLPAITGAAVLELRHSAGAGVSLPEGWLGGALFAFVFGLIALYWLHRTLLRGRWWIFALYCGALGLVALIWL